The Dehalococcoides mccartyi CG5 genome contains the following window.
TCATAGCGGGGGGCTTTGAGCCATGAATAGCCTTCAGCCTTAGTATGGTCAGGTTCGGTTACTTCGTTCAGGGGGTATTCATTGGTTTCACCCTTGAACCAGCCGTACTTGATATCTTCGGTAATCTTGTTGGGATCAAAGGTGTGGAGTGTCAGGTCGGAAGCGGAGACTGTACCCTGAGTGAAAAGCCTCTGGCGGGTAGCCAGATTAGTACCGTTTGCTTCCAGATCAAACACACCATAACTAAGCAGGTTGCCGCAACCTACGCCGATACCAAAGTAATCAGGGTAGGTCTCAGCTACTGCAATAACGTCAGGCAGGTATACATTGTCAATAAAGTGGCGCAGAGTATTCAGCTTGCTCATAAAACTTGAGATGCTGTCTATGCTTGGGTGAGAAGTAACACCGCCGGCTACCACTGCCACACTGTGGGGCATACGGCCGCTGTAGATAGCGGAGAGTTCGTGAGCCAGGCGGCGCATATTCAAAGCTTCTACGTAATGGGCGACTGCGGCTTGGGCGACCTTCTTGGGCAAACGGTAGTCGCCCTCGTATCTGGGGTAGAAGGGAGCCAGCATGGACATATCCCCGGCAGCCAGAGCCCGTGAAATAAAATCCTTGACTTTCAAAAGTTCAGGATCAGTGCCGTCGTAATCTGCTACTTCGGTTACATCTACATAATCCAAGGCGGCCAGATGGTAGAAATGGACTATATGAGAGGCAATGTAGTTGGCACCCTGAATAAGGTTGCGGAGTATCCGCCCGTTATTCGGTATCTTGTCAGCTACACCAAAGGCAGCGTCCAAATTTAAAGCGGCGGTAGTGCCGTGAGAGGTGGGGCAGACACCGCAGATGCGTTGGGTAATGTGAACAGCATCACGCGGGTCACGGTCTTTCATAAATATTTCAAAGCCGCGGAACAAAGTGCCGACACATTTGGCATCTTTAACCTCGCCGCCGTCTACGGTGGCTTCGATTTTAAGATGACCTTCAATCCTCGTTATGGGATCAATTACTATCTTCTGCATTTTCTTCTCCAAAGGTAAGATTACGGTCTACTAACCCTTTTTCGCGGCATTCCGCTTGGCTTTTTTAGCAAGTTCTACAGCAGCTACACCGGCAGTCAGTACAACGGCAGTGCCGGCAATACCGATAGCCAGTTTGTCAGTACTATTAATAACAGGCGGGGCTTCAAACATGGGAGAAACCGCATCCGGGAAGCCGGGGTGGGCACAGCCGATACAAGGCGAATCAGCTTCCACGCACCAGCGGGTTTTATTGTTCCAGAGCCTGTCAGAACAATCAGCATAGGTTACCGGGCCTTTACAACCCACCAGGAACAGGCAGTAAGGCTCAGATAGCTTGGTGGCAAACAGACCCTTTTCGTAGTGGCCGCGGCGCGGACACTGGTCATGCAGCAGTTTGCCATAGTAAGCCTTGGGACGCCCCATATCGTCAAGGTCAAGCGCGTCCAGCCCGCTCATAAGTACAGTAGCCAGAGTGCCCACTACCCAATCCGGATGAGGGGGGCAGCCGGGCAGATTTACAACAGGGGTAGTTATATTATGGTCTTTAAGAATCTCTGAAACGGCCTTGGCGCCGGTGGGATTGGGAGCGGCAGCTGTAATTCCGCCGAAAGCGGAACAGGTACCGGCAGCTACTACGGCCAGTGCCTTGGGAGCCAGGTTCAGTACGTGCTCAAGCAGGGTGATTCCTTCGCCGTCTTTTTCGCCGACTTCGGCGTAAATCCCGCCATCCTTAAGAGGTACAGAGCCTTCAATTACCAGTACAAAAGGCCCTTTAGCGGCAGTATCGGTAATAGTGTTCATAGCCAGGTCACCCTGGGCGGCCATAATGGTGGGGTGGAACTGCATGGAAACATGAGTACCGGGCACTACCGAAGTAAGCAGTAAATCCTGGATGGTGGGCGATACAACGTTGAGAGTAGAGATAGTGCAACCGTTGCAGCCGGCACCCTGTAGCCATATAACCGGGATTTCTTTCAAAGCCTCGGCAAACATTTTCTCAAATTCGGGGAGCTTCAAAGCTCCCAGACTCAGGGCGGCAGTAGAGCCGGCGGCTAGCTGTACAAAATCCCGTCTAGTAAGTTTAGTATTAAACATTTTTCCTACTCCATTCCAAAGTGGTTCTTTTGTCTAAACCTGCGTGCGCGGTCTAGTGCTTGCCAGCCTTGTTTTCAGCATGCTCAGCATCGTGTGCCTGTGCCTGAATTCTGCGGCCGCGGAAGTACCATACACCAACCATCAGCGAAGCTACTATAGAGATTTCCAAGGGTATATTGCCAAGGAATTCTCTGGTAAAGCTGGGGAAGAACTCATGCTCGTGCATGTCAAAGCCAAGCTTTTCAGGGTGAACGCTGCTTAGGTACAAAACATGAGTACCGCCAGCTTCTTTTTCACCGTAAACATAGGGGTAGTATTTGTCAGGGTTGTTTGAAAGTCTTTCATAGGCCTCTGCCAGCAGGTCAGCCCGTTCGCCAAATTTGATAGCGCCGGTGGGGCAGGTAGCGGCACAAGCCGGTTCCATACCTTCGTCTACCCTGTTCCAGCACATGGTGCATTTGGTGATTTTAGCCCAGTTGTCATCCCACTCAAACTTGGGGATTTCAAAGGGGCAGGCGTTCTGACAATAACGGCAGCCGAAGCATTTATCCTGATCCCAGACTACTGCGCCGTTAGGCCGTTTGTGGAGGGCACCGACCGGACATACCGAAACACAGGCCGGTTCATAGCAGTGTAAACATCTCTTATGAGCGAAGATCCATTGAAGTTTTCCATCTTCTTCAATTTCCCTGCACTCCAGCAGGTTGTAGTTGAATGCGTTTTGTTCCAAGGGATTGGTCACTTCAGGACTGAAAGTTGTCTTGACAGCAGGATTTTCATTCCACTGCTTACAGGCCACCTGGCAGCCTCGACAACCAGTACATCTAGTGGTATCAATCAGCATTCCATTAGGCATTCCTGTTGCCCCCCTTGTGCTTTAATCTATAAAGGGCATCGCCCTGTATTGCATAAAACAAGTGTTACTGCGGCGGTATTTTCTAAAATGGGTTTATAACCCTCAACATTTAGAATACCTCCAAATGCCACTTACGTGCAACTTCCGGAGTTCTAATACTTTCCTTCTGCCTTCAGTCCGTTAGCACTAAGCCCTGTTGACAGCCAATAACTGGCAGAATTCCAGTTGTTAATTGATGTATTGTAACATACAGGTTTTTACATCGTCAAAGGGGTATTAGTACTTTGATACTAGGTCTTAATCGTAAAGTAAAAAATATTTCATATATTTTTACAAAAGATTATAAGGAAATAATATTGTTGGGGGTTTACCTGTTAATCAGGCAAACCGGAAAATTCCTGTAGTTTGCCTACTGAGCGAGGAATTTTAACACCCGTAATTCTGAGTGTCAAACAGAGGTTTGCTTAGGAAGCGCCTGGAGCAGGCAGAAACTGTAAAAATGAAATGACTGCAAAGGTGAAAGAACTATACAATAAGTTATGGAAAATTTGGGGGATAAACAAAAAATACGCCATTAACCAAGGAACAGGTATCCTAAGGTAGCACCGGACACAGGCATAAAAAAGCCGCCCGGTTTTAGACCGCGGCGGCTTTATATCTTAGACAAAGGATGTTATCAGGTATAAAGACGCAGGGCAGAGTTTGACATGCGGCTGACCACTTTGGAAACAGCCACCAGCAATATAA
Protein-coding sequences here:
- a CDS encoding 4Fe-4S dicluster domain-containing protein encodes the protein MPNGMLIDTTRCTGCRGCQVACKQWNENPAVKTTFSPEVTNPLEQNAFNYNLLECREIEEDGKLQWIFAHKRCLHCYEPACVSVCPVGALHKRPNGAVVWDQDKCFGCRYCQNACPFEIPKFEWDDNWAKITKCTMCWNRVDEGMEPACAATCPTGAIKFGERADLLAEAYERLSNNPDKYYPYVYGEKEAGGTHVLYLSSVHPEKLGFDMHEHEFFPSFTREFLGNIPLEISIVASLMVGVWYFRGRRIQAQAHDAEHAENKAGKH
- a CDS encoding hydrogenase small subunit; amino-acid sequence: MFNTKLTRRDFVQLAAGSTAALSLGALKLPEFEKMFAEALKEIPVIWLQGAGCNGCTISTLNVVSPTIQDLLLTSVVPGTHVSMQFHPTIMAAQGDLAMNTITDTAAKGPFVLVIEGSVPLKDGGIYAEVGEKDGEGITLLEHVLNLAPKALAVVAAGTCSAFGGITAAAPNPTGAKAVSEILKDHNITTPVVNLPGCPPHPDWVVGTLATVLMSGLDALDLDDMGRPKAYYGKLLHDQCPRRGHYEKGLFATKLSEPYCLFLVGCKGPVTYADCSDRLWNNKTRWCVEADSPCIGCAHPGFPDAVSPMFEAPPVINSTDKLAIGIAGTAVVLTAGVAAVELAKKAKRNAAKKG
- a CDS encoding nickel-dependent hydrogenase large subunit, producing the protein MQKIVIDPITRIEGHLKIEATVDGGEVKDAKCVGTLFRGFEIFMKDRDPRDAVHITQRICGVCPTSHGTTAALNLDAAFGVADKIPNNGRILRNLIQGANYIASHIVHFYHLAALDYVDVTEVADYDGTDPELLKVKDFISRALAAGDMSMLAPFYPRYEGDYRLPKKVAQAAVAHYVEALNMRRLAHELSAIYSGRMPHSVAVVAGGVTSHPSIDSISSFMSKLNTLRHFIDNVYLPDVIAVAETYPDYFGIGVGCGNLLSYGVFDLEANGTNLATRQRLFTQGTVSASDLTLHTFDPNKITEDIKYGWFKGETNEYPLNEVTEPDHTKAEGYSWLKAPRYENTPYEVGPLARMVVNYVAGDPVVQKMVNDILAHFGAGPAALFSTLGRHAARALECKIVADEMVKWVMELKIGEPVCADYEIPESAEGMGLWEAPRGALGHWIKIENHKISNYQCVVPTTWNCSPKDGQGVYGPVEQALIGTKVRDNDNPFELVRIVRSFDPCLACAVHLISPTGNEISRFRVY